The proteins below come from a single Staphylococcus sp. MI 10-1553 genomic window:
- the ptsG gene encoding glucose-specific PTS transporter subunit IIBC has product MFKLFFGQLQRVGKALMLPVAILPAAGILLALGNAMHNDQLVSLAPWLKHEVFVILSTIMESAGQVVFDNLPLLFAVGTALGLAGGDGVAALAALVGYLIMNATIGKVMHIGIDQIFSFADGAKTLSQANKLPQHALILGIPTLQTGVFGGIIMGALAAWCYNKFYNITLPQFLGFFAGKRFVPIVTSLVAIVTGVVLAFVWPPIQEGLNELSNFLLNKNLVLTTFIFGIIERSLIPFGLHHIFYAPFWFEFGSYVNQAGELVRGDQRIWMAQMKDGVAFTAGAFTTGKYPFMMFGLPAAAYAIYRQARPERKKIVGGLMLSAALTSFLTGITEPLEFSFLFVAPILYAVHVLLAGTSFLVMHLLDVKIGMTFSGGFIDYILYGLLNWDRTHALYVIPVGIVYAIIYYFLFTFVIKHMNLKTPGREDEVAEARDTSVERLPFDVLDAMGGKDNVKHLDACITRLRVEVHDKAKVDVNALKELGAAGVLEVGNNMQAIFGPKSDQIKHDMTLIMKGEMTSPSQTTVSEEDEAVHIDGSRSVTIVAPCDGEVIPLSEVPDQVFSGGMMGDGVGLIPRQSEIVAPFHGKVKALFPTKHAIGLESTDGVELLIHIGIDTVKLNGEGFESFVKVGDEVAEGQLLMKVDLEYLQQHAPSIVTPMIVTNLGERKIEVEDVKEVEKGQRVFTVL; this is encoded by the coding sequence GTGTTTAAGCTCTTTTTTGGACAATTACAAAGAGTTGGGAAGGCGTTAATGCTTCCTGTTGCCATTTTACCGGCTGCGGGGATTTTACTTGCACTAGGGAATGCCATGCACAATGATCAGTTAGTATCGTTGGCGCCATGGTTGAAGCATGAAGTATTTGTCATTCTTTCCACAATTATGGAATCAGCAGGTCAAGTGGTATTTGATAACTTACCATTACTTTTTGCAGTAGGGACAGCGTTAGGTTTAGCAGGTGGCGATGGTGTTGCAGCATTAGCAGCATTGGTCGGTTACTTAATTATGAATGCAACGATAGGTAAAGTAATGCATATCGGAATCGATCAAATCTTTTCTTTTGCTGATGGTGCAAAAACATTAAGTCAAGCGAATAAATTGCCACAACATGCCTTAATTTTAGGTATTCCAACATTACAGACAGGTGTGTTTGGCGGTATCATTATGGGTGCGTTAGCGGCATGGTGTTACAACAAATTTTATAATATTACGTTGCCACAGTTTTTAGGTTTCTTTGCGGGTAAACGTTTTGTACCGATTGTGACATCATTAGTTGCGATTGTAACAGGGGTTGTGTTGGCGTTCGTTTGGCCACCGATTCAAGAAGGGCTTAACGAATTATCGAACTTCTTATTAAACAAAAACCTTGTATTAACGACATTTATTTTTGGAATTATTGAGCGTTCATTGATTCCGTTTGGTTTACATCATATTTTCTATGCGCCGTTCTGGTTTGAATTTGGTTCGTATGTGAATCAAGCGGGTGAATTGGTTCGAGGTGACCAACGTATTTGGATGGCACAAATGAAAGATGGCGTTGCATTTACAGCCGGTGCTTTCACAACTGGTAAATATCCATTCATGATGTTTGGTTTACCAGCTGCAGCATATGCGATTTATCGACAAGCACGTCCAGAGCGTAAAAAGATTGTCGGTGGTTTGATGTTATCCGCAGCATTAACATCATTCTTAACAGGGATTACAGAACCATTAGAGTTCTCATTCTTATTTGTTGCGCCAATTTTATATGCAGTACACGTATTATTAGCAGGTACGTCATTCTTAGTGATGCACTTATTAGACGTTAAAATCGGGATGACATTCTCAGGTGGTTTTATTGACTATATTTTATACGGTTTGCTGAATTGGGATCGTACGCATGCTTTATACGTCATTCCAGTGGGTATCGTTTATGCGATCATTTACTACTTCTTATTTACTTTTGTGATCAAGCATATGAATTTAAAAACACCTGGTCGTGAAGATGAAGTTGCAGAGGCAAGAGATACGTCAGTTGAGCGTTTACCATTTGATGTACTTGATGCGATGGGTGGCAAAGACAACGTGAAACATTTAGACGCATGTATTACGCGTCTCCGTGTGGAAGTACATGATAAAGCGAAAGTCGATGTGAATGCACTGAAAGAATTAGGTGCCGCGGGTGTGCTTGAAGTTGGTAACAACATGCAAGCCATTTTTGGACCGAAATCGGATCAAATTAAGCATGATATGACACTCATTATGAAAGGTGAAATGACGAGTCCGAGCCAAACGACGGTCTCTGAGGAGGATGAAGCCGTGCATATTGATGGCTCGAGAAGTGTGACAATTGTTGCACCGTGTGATGGAGAAGTGATTCCGTTATCAGAAGTGCCCGATCAAGTCTTTTCAGGTGGTATGATGGGTGACGGTGTTGGCCTTATCCCACGTCAGTCTGAAATTGTCGCGCCATTCCATGGTAAAGTGAAAGCCTTATTCCCAACGAAACATGCAATCGGGTTAGAATCAACAGACGGGGTAGAATTGCTGATTCATATCGGTATTGATACAGTGAAATTAAATGGAGAAGGCTTTGAAAGTTTCGTTAAAGTCGGTGATGAAGTTGCTGAAGGTCAATTGTTGATGAAAGTGGATTTAGAGTATCTGCAACAACATGCGCCAAGTATTGTGACGCCGATGATTGTGACAAACTTAGGAGAGCGTAAAATTGAAGTAGAAGATGTTAAGGAAGTTGAGAAAGGTCAAAGGGTGTTCACTGTTTTATAA
- a CDS encoding lactate/malate family dehydrogenase — MSKVSIIGAGAVGSTAAYLLSETPWVREIVLVDVDQNRAQGQALDMMHGAGVSQAKRVIAGDYEATKGSDVIIITMGVPEKVGESRLIPLQKNADILKEIVPKMTGYSPNAKIVTVSNPVDILAYTTYQMSRKAPSDVIGLGTLLDTSRLKYLLSEYFNVSPKSIEATVVGEHGDSQVVLWRHVRIGGLSLEAFAASQNMTLPDDFKETMAQRVKDTAFDVWKMKGPNCYCVANAIQCLVEALLSPERRVLPVSNLYTTSTGLTVYISLPSIVSEQGVEQMLPELLDAEEEAQLNASCAVMDDYIQQLTL, encoded by the coding sequence ATGAGCAAAGTGAGTATTATTGGTGCGGGTGCGGTAGGTTCGACTGCTGCGTATTTGTTATCTGAAACGCCATGGGTAAGAGAGATTGTGTTGGTGGATGTGGATCAGAATCGAGCTCAAGGTCAAGCGTTAGATATGATGCATGGTGCCGGTGTATCACAAGCGAAACGTGTCATTGCAGGAGATTATGAGGCAACAAAAGGTTCGGATGTCATTATTATTACGATGGGTGTACCAGAAAAGGTAGGGGAGTCTCGCCTTATTCCATTGCAGAAAAATGCGGATATTTTAAAAGAAATTGTGCCGAAAATGACAGGGTATAGTCCGAATGCCAAAATCGTAACAGTAAGTAATCCGGTCGATATATTAGCGTATACGACTTATCAAATGAGTCGAAAGGCACCTTCAGATGTGATAGGTTTAGGGACATTGCTCGATACGTCGCGTCTGAAATATTTGTTGAGTGAATACTTTAACGTCAGTCCAAAAAGTATTGAAGCGACTGTTGTAGGGGAACATGGTGATTCGCAAGTCGTGCTTTGGCGTCATGTCCGTATCGGTGGTCTGTCGTTAGAAGCATTTGCCGCATCTCAAAATATGACGTTACCAGATGACTTTAAAGAAACGATGGCACAACGTGTGAAAGATACTGCCTTTGATGTATGGAAAATGAAAGGACCGAATTGTTATTGTGTAGCGAATGCGATTCAATGTTTGGTAGAAGCACTATTGAGCCCAGAACGACGCGTATTGCCGGTGTCGAACTTATATACGACATCGACAGGTTTGACGGTTTATATTAGTCTGCCAAGTATTGTGAGTGAACAAGGGGTTGAACAAATGCTGCCTGAATTACTGGATGCAGAAGAGGAAGCACAATTGAATGCTTCGTGCGCAGTGATGGATGACTATATTCAACAATTGACTTTGTAA
- a CDS encoding YjiH family protein: MMKNNLQQPTTGKVDMKNLMKFIVATLLGIIIVLIPFSFANGVDTILFHVIKTFVSTFQEPITRLIALVFCVSAMMAVIDQIWKPDWIRNNTMLKPLFSTTPFYTINRILGTLITLMCLFQVGPLFLTSEETGMTMVNLAVQLSVIVPIMLLFQTLILEFGAMEFIGELIGFLIKPVFKISEICAVSAISAWVGPGNAAILASKELFEKGYYTVKETAILGSQFSTSSIGWVVLVCSVLGVVDDFGMIFLGITVMGMIVAFISVRIPPISRYPDVYVDGTPLKEVQTSAQQSKLKTATTQATERAAKVTAQNFISKKDNMMFYVVWLMPIIVCWGTLALAISVYTPLLAWVSYPVQWILQFAGIPEAAVTASAIMSGFADNYLPVILGANLTESTSKVLIAMMSILQLIFLSEIATLLTSANAVQKFSHIVIIFLQRTFIALPFVIVFVKLFF; the protein is encoded by the coding sequence ATGATGAAAAATAATTTACAACAACCGACAACTGGCAAAGTAGATATGAAAAACTTGATGAAATTTATTGTTGCGACACTTTTAGGGATTATTATTGTGCTCATTCCATTTTCTTTTGCGAACGGTGTTGATACGATTTTATTTCACGTTATAAAGACTTTTGTTTCAACGTTTCAAGAACCCATCACTCGGTTGATTGCGCTTGTCTTTTGTGTTAGTGCAATGATGGCTGTGATTGACCAAATTTGGAAACCGGATTGGATTCGTAACAATACGATGTTGAAACCACTTTTTTCGACAACGCCATTTTATACGATAAATCGGATACTCGGTACGTTGATTACTTTGATGTGTTTATTTCAAGTCGGGCCATTGTTTTTAACTTCGGAAGAGACAGGGATGACGATGGTGAATTTAGCCGTTCAATTATCTGTCATTGTTCCGATTATGTTACTATTCCAAACATTAATTTTAGAATTTGGTGCGATGGAGTTTATCGGTGAGCTTATTGGATTTTTAATTAAGCCAGTGTTTAAAATCTCTGAAATTTGTGCAGTCAGTGCGATAAGTGCGTGGGTCGGACCAGGGAATGCAGCGATACTGGCTTCGAAGGAATTATTTGAAAAAGGGTACTACACAGTGAAAGAGACAGCGATACTCGGAAGTCAGTTTTCAACATCAAGTATTGGTTGGGTCGTGTTAGTGTGTAGTGTGCTCGGTGTCGTTGATGATTTCGGTATGATTTTCTTAGGAATTACAGTGATGGGTATGATTGTCGCATTTATCAGTGTGCGTATTCCACCCATTTCGCGTTATCCGGATGTGTATGTCGACGGGACCCCATTAAAAGAAGTGCAAACGTCAGCACAACAGTCTAAACTTAAAACGGCGACAACACAAGCGACTGAACGTGCAGCAAAAGTGACAGCACAAAATTTTATCAGTAAAAAAGACAATATGATGTTCTATGTTGTTTGGTTAATGCCAATCATCGTTTGTTGGGGAACATTAGCACTTGCTATTTCCGTTTATACGCCTTTACTTGCTTGGGTTTCTTACCCAGTTCAATGGATTTTACAATTCGCAGGTATACCGGAAGCGGCTGTCACAGCGAGTGCGATCATGTCAGGCTTTGCGGATAATTATTTACCTGTCATTTTAGGAGCGAATTTAACAGAGTCAACAAGTAAAGTGTTGATTGCGATGATGAGTATTTTACAGTTGATCTTTTTATCCGAGATTGCAACGTTGCTCACATCAGCGAATGCGGTTCAAAAGTTTTCGCACATTGTCATTATTTTCTTACAACGAACTTTCATCGCATTACCGTTTGTTATAGTTTTTGTGAAACTTTTCTTTTAA
- a CDS encoding helix-turn-helix domain-containing protein gives MKSQKRWGIDVAEYTPIKTVIQAFEILDILSQHQKMGISEMARLTTLPKSTIYRSLRTLVDLNVVAQDKDENYHLGFEPLMTKVTSILGF, from the coding sequence ATGAAATCACAGAAACGGTGGGGGATTGATGTGGCCGAATATACGCCTATTAAAACTGTCATTCAAGCATTTGAAATTTTAGATATATTGTCTCAACATCAAAAAATGGGAATCAGTGAGATGGCGAGACTGACGACGTTACCGAAAAGTACGATTTATCGCAGTTTAAGAACTTTAGTGGATTTGAATGTCGTTGCGCAAGATAAAGATGAAAATTATCACCTCGGTTTTGAACCTCTCATGACTAAAGTCACGAGTATTCTCGGCTTTTGA
- a CDS encoding IclR family transcriptional regulator translates to MLKYQNHMKQTDSLIHHLKPFMRRLVEKTGEAINLGILVNQEVCILHTEHGEQYTLQAQLGPTSMLHCSCMGKWFLNMFSDEALEAYFKTATSRTIHTMTEVGAFKHCMATRPHQDIVVDREEYEYGLMCIATPIIDESGVIQVSMSISGPVSRLEHKGLNLMQEALLQEATRTSDYLQDIGYWISG, encoded by the coding sequence ATGTTGAAATATCAAAACCATATGAAGCAAACGGACTCATTGATTCATCACCTCAAACCGTTTATGCGTCGGTTGGTGGAAAAAACCGGAGAAGCTATTAATTTGGGAATATTGGTCAATCAAGAAGTGTGTATTTTGCATACGGAACATGGTGAACAGTATACATTACAAGCTCAACTCGGTCCAACATCGATGTTACATTGTTCATGTATGGGGAAATGGTTTTTAAATATGTTTTCAGATGAGGCGTTAGAAGCTTATTTTAAGACGGCTACATCACGTACCATCCATACGATGACAGAGGTTGGAGCTTTTAAGCATTGTATGGCGACGCGTCCACACCAAGATATTGTGGTCGATCGTGAAGAATATGAATACGGATTGATGTGTATAGCGACACCGATTATAGATGAATCAGGCGTTATTCAGGTTTCGATGAGTATTTCAGGTCCAGTCAGTCGATTAGAACATAAAGGGTTGAATTTGATGCAAGAGGCGCTACTTCAAGAAGCAACAAGAACGAGTGATTACTTGCAAGATATCGGTTATTGGATATCGGGATGA
- a CDS encoding helix-turn-helix transcriptional regulator, protein MKNRLKELRARDGYNQTQLAKKAGISRQTVSLIERNGFTPSILTAIKIARIFGEPVENVFIIEEGDL, encoded by the coding sequence ATGAAAAATAGGTTGAAGGAGCTGCGGGCACGTGACGGCTACAACCAGACACAACTCGCGAAAAAGGCAGGTATTTCACGTCAAACGGTCTCATTAATCGAACGCAACGGGTTTACACCTTCGATACTGACGGCGATTAAAATTGCACGTATATTTGGAGAACCGGTAGAGAATGTCTTTATCATAGAGGAGGGAGATTTATGA
- a CDS encoding DUF3169 family protein, which produces MKVWRYLSFVLLGGVVGVFVSLLISGIDFQHIIQHIDFMNQQFMMISCVIVTLCIVGLTLWQYQTQKAALKLKSCVDHQTEIEETDTLENQANMKFLKVSIIVYVQYFISFIYFFILALGNKGDTALITAVIPFLFTVIPAIMVGFFQGKFDRRFPKLGEAKYTEKSFEIMDEGERHITVVSLYKVYHMNLSLIIIGIVLLSFFSLVTGINQFLGILFMIVLFAYNAFGYLWKVSRFYREG; this is translated from the coding sequence ATGAAAGTATGGCGTTATTTATCGTTTGTACTTCTCGGCGGTGTCGTCGGTGTTTTCGTTTCATTATTGATAAGTGGAATAGACTTTCAACATATCATCCAGCACATCGATTTTATGAATCAACAATTTATGATGATTTCATGTGTCATCGTCACGCTATGTATCGTTGGGCTGACATTATGGCAATATCAAACACAGAAGGCAGCATTAAAACTGAAGTCTTGCGTAGATCATCAGACAGAAATTGAGGAAACCGATACACTGGAAAACCAAGCGAATATGAAGTTTTTAAAAGTCAGTATCATTGTTTACGTACAATATTTCATTAGTTTTATTTACTTTTTCATCCTTGCGTTAGGGAATAAAGGGGATACGGCATTAATAACAGCAGTGATTCCGTTTCTTTTTACAGTTATCCCAGCAATAATGGTAGGTTTTTTCCAAGGAAAGTTTGATCGTCGCTTTCCAAAATTAGGAGAGGCAAAATATACGGAAAAATCTTTTGAAATCATGGATGAAGGGGAACGCCATATTACTGTGGTGTCACTCTACAAGGTGTATCATATGAATTTATCATTAATTATCATTGGTATTGTATTGCTTTCGTTCTTTTCTTTAGTGACAGGTATCAATCAGTTTTTAGGTATTTTGTTTATGATTGTATTGTTTGCTTACAATGCGTTTGGTTATTTATGGAAAGTGAGTCGCTTTTATCGAGAGGGATGA
- a CDS encoding zinc-dependent alcohol dehydrogenase family protein has protein sequence MKALVYRGPGKKEWIEVEKPQLQKPTDVIVKVVKTTICGTDLHILKGDVPAVTDGRILGHEGVGIVEEVGDSVTQFKKGDKVIISAVTACGSCYYCKKQLYAHCEDGGWILGHLIDGTQAEYVRIPHADNSLHRVPEGANDEALVMLSDILPTSFEIGTLSANVNPGDTVAIVGAGPIGLAAVLTAQFYSPAEIIMIDLDDNRLQAAKDLGATASINSGSENVLERIHELTGGRGVDVAMEAVGIPATFELCQKIISPGARIANIGVHGTKVDLHLEELWIKNISISTGLVSGYSTPLLLKTVESGKVQPEKLITHHFKMDEMLEAYEVFGNAAKEGTLKVIISNDK, from the coding sequence ATGAAAGCACTTGTTTATCGTGGTCCTGGAAAAAAAGAATGGATCGAAGTTGAAAAGCCACAATTGCAAAAACCAACAGATGTTATTGTCAAAGTAGTCAAGACGACGATTTGCGGAACTGACTTACACATTTTAAAAGGAGACGTCCCTGCTGTTACTGATGGTCGTATTTTAGGCCATGAAGGTGTAGGGATTGTTGAAGAAGTGGGCGATTCAGTTACGCAATTTAAAAAAGGAGATAAAGTCATTATTTCAGCAGTAACAGCTTGTGGATCATGTTACTACTGTAAAAAACAACTTTATGCGCACTGTGAAGATGGTGGTTGGATTTTAGGTCACTTGATTGATGGTACGCAAGCTGAGTATGTGCGTATTCCACATGCAGACAACAGTTTACACCGTGTGCCAGAAGGTGCGAATGACGAAGCGCTTGTAATGTTGAGCGATATTTTACCAACAAGTTTTGAAATTGGTACATTAAGCGCGAACGTTAACCCTGGCGACACTGTTGCGATTGTAGGCGCTGGTCCAATCGGTTTAGCGGCTGTACTCACTGCACAATTCTACTCACCTGCTGAGATTATTATGATTGACCTTGATGACAATCGTTTACAAGCCGCTAAAGATTTAGGTGCAACAGCTTCTATTAACAGTGGCAGCGAAAATGTCCTAGAGCGCATTCATGAATTAACAGGTGGACGTGGGGTCGATGTCGCAATGGAAGCAGTCGGTATCCCAGCAACATTCGAATTATGTCAAAAAATTATTAGCCCTGGTGCCCGTATTGCTAACATTGGTGTTCACGGTACAAAAGTTGATTTACACCTTGAAGAATTATGGATTAAAAATATCTCTATTTCAACAGGTCTTGTGAGTGGATACTCTACACCATTATTATTAAAAACTGTAGAGTCTGGTAAAGTTCAACCTGAAAAGCTTATTACACACCACTTTAAAATGGATGAAATGTTAGAAGCCTATGAAGTGTTTGGTAATGCCGCTAAAGAAGGAACATTAAAAGTTATTATTTCTAACGACAAATAG
- a CDS encoding L-lactate permease, with protein sequence MNTLMMLVALSAVITPFICLVLLRMSALVGMTISAIVVTLLGFSVWGIEAGVIGASLLQGAHKTLTIILILFGALTLLNTLRETNAVARINASFQSVSSDMRIQVIIVAFLFGSLIEGASGFGTPAMVTAPLMVALGFRPLVSVTTALIADSISVSFGAVGTPVIVGLSTLKRANEQLFSETAIHITFIDLFSGVFIPLIIVTTMIIFFGKSNKLKAVLEILPWTLLIGVVYAVAAWIYASLTGPEFVSILSSLTTLIVAVVTARKGWLVPKNEWTEALTDDYKASDLSQRHEMSLLAAWSPYLIVVVLLLLTRIVAPVKTFTTTVLDLSWNQILGYNTISSSWQLLYSPGTILFIAAIFAIIIQRKPFRHFSKACKDSAKTISVTGFTLIATLAMVHVFSNSGLNSKDLLSMPEFIANGMAHTFGDMWLFVAPFLGALGSFITGSATVSTLTFAPVQANIADAIGADLYTVLAAQVIGGAAGNMICVHNVVAVCAVVNMAGKEGSVIRKTLGPALLYCALVGISAFVFATFFL encoded by the coding sequence ATGAATACTTTAATGATGCTTGTTGCATTAAGTGCAGTCATCACACCATTTATTTGTCTTGTTTTGTTAAGGATGTCCGCGCTCGTTGGGATGACTATCAGTGCAATCGTCGTAACATTACTCGGCTTTTCAGTGTGGGGCATTGAAGCAGGTGTGATCGGTGCATCTTTATTACAAGGTGCACATAAAACACTAACAATTATTTTAATTTTATTTGGCGCATTAACACTCTTAAATACATTACGTGAAACGAATGCCGTTGCACGTATCAACGCAAGTTTCCAAAGTGTATCCAGTGACATGCGTATCCAAGTCATTATCGTCGCATTTTTATTTGGTTCTTTAATCGAGGGTGCATCTGGTTTTGGAACACCTGCCATGGTTACTGCACCTTTAATGGTCGCACTCGGGTTTAGACCGCTTGTGAGTGTCACTACTGCGTTAATTGCCGACAGTATTTCCGTCTCATTCGGAGCAGTCGGAACACCTGTCATTGTCGGCTTAAGTACGTTAAAAAGGGCCAATGAACAACTATTTTCCGAAACTGCTATTCACATTACATTCATTGATTTATTCAGTGGTGTGTTCATTCCACTGATTATCGTGACAACAATGATCATTTTCTTCGGGAAATCTAATAAATTGAAAGCCGTATTAGAAATCTTGCCATGGACATTACTGATTGGCGTCGTCTATGCGGTTGCTGCATGGATCTATGCTTCACTTACTGGTCCGGAGTTCGTCTCCATTTTAAGTTCATTAACGACATTAATCGTTGCGGTTGTAACTGCGCGTAAAGGCTGGCTCGTCCCTAAAAATGAATGGACAGAGGCTCTAACAGATGACTACAAAGCCTCAGACTTATCACAGCGACACGAAATGAGTTTACTGGCTGCATGGTCACCTTACTTAATTGTTGTCGTACTCTTGTTATTAACACGTATTGTGGCACCAGTAAAAACATTTACAACAACTGTACTCGACTTATCTTGGAATCAAATTTTAGGATATAACACGATTTCATCAAGTTGGCAATTACTTTATTCACCAGGAACGATTTTATTCATCGCAGCCATTTTTGCGATTATCATCCAACGTAAACCATTCCGTCACTTTTCAAAAGCATGTAAAGATTCTGCCAAAACAATAAGTGTGACAGGTTTCACCCTCATTGCAACGTTAGCGATGGTACACGTCTTCAGTAACTCAGGCCTCAACAGTAAAGATTTACTCAGCATGCCTGAATTTATCGCAAACGGTATGGCGCATACATTTGGTGATATGTGGCTATTCGTCGCACCGTTTTTAGGCGCACTTGGCTCATTCATTACAGGAAGTGCAACCGTTTCAACATTAACATTCGCACCTGTCCAAGCGAACATTGCAGATGCGATTGGTGCTGACCTGTATACTGTCTTAGCAGCTCAAGTCATCGGTGGTGCAGCAGGAAACATGATCTGTGTGCATAACGTCGTTGCAGTCTGTGCTGTCGTAAATATGGCAGGCAAAGAAGGCAGTGTCATTCGTAAAACACTCGGACCTGCATTGTTATACTGTGCACTTGTAGGTATCAGTGCATTTGTATTCGCAACATTTTTCTTATAA
- the bioD gene encoding dethiobiotin synthase, translated as MKLFITSTNTDIGKTYVTTHLYHYLTRHGLKVHIIKPFQTEVLPDGKYPDLERYQQMCDLPYADTSFYTFAAPVSPHLAFKLELHQHLDRMAIKAWVEAWHARCDVLLIEGAGGIAVPIYEDEDTFYMTADLIRDVADGVISVLPSQLGAISDALVHHHYLTTMHLPQAIFVMNRYTDTPIEQDNHQTIETLTGRRVEIFPEEGTDKDFSATFFDQIKGVVTHEA; from the coding sequence ATGAAACTGTTTATAACGAGTACGAATACAGATATCGGAAAAACGTATGTGACGACCCATCTGTATCATTACCTGACACGCCACGGGTTAAAGGTGCACATTATTAAGCCATTTCAAACGGAAGTGTTACCTGATGGCAAGTATCCAGATTTAGAACGTTATCAACAAATGTGTGATTTGCCCTATGCTGACACATCTTTTTATACGTTTGCAGCACCGGTTTCTCCACATTTAGCCTTTAAGTTAGAGCTGCACCAACATCTAGACCGTATGGCGATTAAAGCATGGGTTGAAGCATGGCACGCGCGATGTGATGTACTGCTCATTGAAGGGGCGGGTGGCATTGCAGTACCCATTTATGAAGACGAAGATACATTTTATATGACAGCCGATTTGATTCGTGACGTCGCGGATGGTGTCATCAGCGTTTTACCGTCACAGTTAGGGGCAATCAGTGACGCACTCGTTCATCATCATTATTTGACGACCATGCATCTTCCGCAAGCCATATTTGTGATGAATCGATACACTGATACGCCCATTGAGCAAGATAATCATCAGACGATTGAAACATTGACGGGGCGCCGTGTCGAAATCTTTCCAGAAGAGGGGACCGACAAGGACTTTTCAGCGACGTTTTTCGATCAAATTAAAGGAGTGGTAACGCATGAAGCATGA